In one window of Poriferisphaera corsica DNA:
- a CDS encoding efflux RND transporter periplasmic adaptor subunit, with amino-acid sequence MTTETTTQPTKPLKRRKNALQKTLAFSINTIIALAIIAAGALITQYLFLTAPQADKKPRDPQPALIRTAVLNPIDYQVRIEAFGSAEAARTINLQPQISGIITTITPNLTPGGYLEHNQTLITIDPADYEITRAARQADLAKAQASLDIELGKQNLAKREYQLLGKSASEEDLKLILREPQLKTAQANLETAQSALDSAELDLQRTTLTAPFNAVVKEKLTDIGAVASPNSPIASLIGTDEFYIRLLVPTRDLSWIFQGNNATPNVTISNNFAWGERTRTAKIKHLTTELDSGARMAQILVSVNDPLSLKPQNENAPALLLGMYTRNIIDGPILSDVYTIPTAALHDNNTIWILTPENTLDIRTITPIWKDKQQTVTRTNIQPGEQLIVSQIITPVQDMKLKLTQ; translated from the coding sequence ATGACAACTGAAACAACAACACAGCCCACCAAACCACTCAAACGCCGCAAGAACGCACTTCAAAAAACCCTCGCGTTCAGCATCAACACCATCATTGCACTCGCCATCATCGCCGCTGGCGCACTCATCACCCAATACCTCTTCCTCACCGCACCACAAGCCGACAAGAAACCGCGTGACCCACAACCCGCCCTTATACGCACCGCTGTACTCAACCCCATCGATTACCAAGTCCGCATCGAAGCTTTCGGCTCCGCCGAGGCCGCACGCACCATCAATCTTCAACCACAAATTTCAGGCATCATCACCACCATTACCCCAAACCTCACACCCGGTGGATACCTCGAACACAATCAAACACTCATCACCATCGATCCCGCTGACTACGAAATCACACGCGCCGCACGACAAGCCGATCTCGCGAAAGCCCAAGCCAGCCTCGACATCGAACTCGGCAAGCAAAACCTCGCCAAACGCGAATATCAACTTCTCGGCAAATCAGCCTCCGAAGAAGACCTCAAACTCATCCTACGTGAACCTCAACTCAAAACTGCACAAGCCAACCTCGAAACTGCACAATCTGCGCTCGACTCCGCAGAGCTCGACCTTCAGCGCACCACCCTGACTGCCCCTTTCAACGCTGTTGTCAAAGAAAAACTCACCGACATCGGTGCCGTTGCCTCACCTAACTCACCGATAGCCTCCCTTATCGGCACAGACGAATTCTATATCCGCCTCCTCGTCCCGACCCGCGATCTCAGTTGGATCTTCCAAGGCAACAATGCTACCCCCAACGTCACCATCTCTAACAACTTCGCTTGGGGCGAACGCACACGCACCGCAAAAATCAAGCACCTCACCACTGAACTAGACAGCGGCGCACGCATGGCACAAATCCTCGTTTCCGTCAATGACCCGCTCTCACTCAAACCACAAAACGAAAACGCTCCAGCCCTCCTTCTCGGCATGTACACCCGCAACATCATCGACGGCCCAATCCTCTCCGACGTCTACACCATCCCAACAGCGGCCCTCCATGACAACAACACCATCTGGATTCTCACCCCAGAGAACACACTCGATATCCGCACCATCACACCCATCTGGAAAGATAAACAGCAAACCGTCACACGCACCAATATCCAACCTGGTGAGCAACTCATCGTCTCTCAAATCATCACCCCGGTACAAGACATGAAACTCAAACTCACGCAATAA
- a CDS encoding efflux RND transporter permease subunit translates to MSKPQLNDQNKRGPIAWMSHNPVAANLIMFVLLLGGIVFIFNSKQEIFPEFDIDLVSTNIMYPGASPEEVENGIVLVVEEAIRGVDGIEEVTSTAGENYAHVMAEVLITADVQQVYQDIKSAVDRITTLPEDAERPEISIISLKNRVLDVIVSGDVTEKQLRETTEQIRYKLLESPGITQVELGWTKPLEIAIEIPQDTLRSYNLTLDQVAARIKQSAIELPGGSIKTAAGEILLRMDERRDYGSEFHEIPIITTPNGTILKLKDIAIIKDEFSDIDQTFILDGNPALAITVYRVGNETPIGISDAVKTQIVEIEKTLPVGMNLSITEDMSVILKQRINLLLRNACIGLALVFGLLGLFLEVRLAFWVMMGIPISFLGSFLFLPAGDISINMISLFAFIIALGIVVDDAIVVGESVYEYHQQGLPFQDAAIKGARDIAVPITFSVLTNIVAFIPMALVPGPMGKMFRVIPFVVISVFAISLFESLYILPAHLAHQREGARTRFGKKFHALQQSFSHAFVRTVKTVYHPFIKLCLNTRYIILAISIATLFILFGVIGSKRVAITFMPRVESDVAQAVAVLPYGSPIESSEVILDQIVQAANDIVNENGAEQLLVGSRAMIANANEITVIIELTDADTRPITTEKFTELWRQRVGTIPGLESLTFAFDLRGPGAGKSLSVQLSHSNLEILRKASAELAQAIEEFPVASGINDGFLPGKSQLSFTMTPQGQAVGLTSSNVARQVRNAFYGSEVLRQQRGRNEIKVMVRLPESERISITRLDSLLLRTPQGNEIPLQEAVNISTSRAYTTIDRKDGHRIITVTSNVSPDSETSKIIDSLLETTLPSLTQHYPGLTYSFDGREQDRQESMQALGLGFILAVFCIYALLAIPFKSYLQPLIIMAAIPFGIVGAVIGHIIMSYDLSLMSMMGIVALSGVVVNDSLVLIHTANQLHKQGYSAYDAVCYAGIRRFRPILLTTLTTFFGLAPMIFETSIQAKFLIPMAISLGFGILFATLISLILVPCLFLIIEDLKDLFLGKPVGELHDETKLEELLAN, encoded by the coding sequence ATGAGCAAACCCCAACTCAATGATCAAAATAAACGCGGCCCCATCGCCTGGATGTCACACAACCCCGTCGCGGCAAACCTCATCATGTTCGTCCTCCTCCTCGGCGGCATCGTCTTCATCTTCAACTCAAAACAAGAAATCTTCCCAGAATTCGACATCGACCTCGTCAGTACCAACATCATGTACCCCGGTGCTTCCCCCGAAGAAGTCGAAAACGGCATCGTCCTCGTTGTTGAAGAAGCCATCCGCGGCGTCGACGGCATCGAAGAAGTTACCTCCACCGCAGGCGAAAACTACGCCCACGTCATGGCCGAAGTCCTCATCACCGCCGACGTTCAACAGGTCTACCAGGACATCAAATCAGCTGTCGATCGTATAACCACACTACCCGAAGATGCCGAGCGTCCCGAGATTTCAATCATCTCTCTCAAAAATCGCGTCCTCGACGTCATCGTCTCCGGCGATGTTACCGAAAAACAACTCCGTGAAACCACCGAACAAATTCGCTACAAACTCCTCGAATCCCCCGGCATCACACAAGTCGAACTCGGTTGGACTAAACCCCTCGAAATCGCCATTGAAATCCCACAAGACACACTCCGTTCTTACAACCTCACACTTGACCAGGTTGCCGCACGCATCAAGCAATCCGCTATCGAACTACCCGGTGGCTCTATCAAAACCGCTGCCGGTGAAATCCTTCTTCGCATGGATGAGCGACGCGATTACGGCTCAGAATTCCATGAAATCCCAATCATCACCACACCCAACGGCACGATCCTTAAACTCAAGGATATCGCCATCATCAAAGATGAATTCTCTGACATTGATCAAACTTTCATCCTTGATGGCAACCCCGCACTCGCCATCACCGTCTACCGCGTAGGCAACGAAACCCCCATCGGTATCTCCGATGCTGTCAAAACACAGATCGTCGAAATCGAAAAAACACTACCCGTCGGCATGAACCTTTCAATCACCGAAGACATGTCCGTTATCCTCAAACAGCGCATCAACCTACTCCTGCGCAACGCATGCATCGGACTCGCGCTCGTCTTCGGACTCCTCGGCCTCTTCCTCGAAGTTCGCCTCGCCTTCTGGGTCATGATGGGCATCCCCATCTCATTCCTCGGCTCATTCCTCTTCCTCCCTGCTGGCGACATCTCCATCAACATGATCTCGCTCTTCGCATTCATCATCGCGCTTGGCATCGTCGTCGATGACGCCATCGTCGTTGGCGAATCCGTCTACGAATACCACCAACAAGGCCTCCCCTTCCAAGACGCCGCCATCAAAGGTGCACGCGACATCGCCGTCCCCATCACCTTCTCCGTACTCACCAACATCGTCGCCTTCATCCCCATGGCCCTCGTTCCCGGCCCTATGGGTAAAATGTTCCGTGTTATCCCATTCGTCGTGATCTCCGTCTTTGCCATCTCACTCTTCGAATCCCTCTACATCCTACCCGCCCACCTCGCCCACCAAAGAGAAGGCGCTCGCACACGCTTCGGCAAAAAATTCCACGCACTACAACAATCCTTCAGTCACGCTTTCGTACGCACCGTCAAAACGGTCTATCACCCATTCATCAAACTCTGCCTCAACACCCGCTACATCATCCTCGCCATCAGCATCGCAACACTCTTCATCCTCTTCGGTGTCATCGGCAGTAAACGTGTCGCCATCACATTCATGCCTCGCGTTGAATCCGATGTCGCTCAAGCCGTTGCCGTCCTGCCCTACGGATCACCCATCGAATCTTCCGAAGTCATACTCGACCAGATCGTCCAAGCCGCAAACGATATCGTCAATGAAAACGGCGCTGAGCAACTCCTCGTCGGCTCCCGCGCTATGATCGCTAACGCAAATGAAATCACCGTCATCATCGAACTCACCGACGCCGATACGCGCCCCATCACAACCGAAAAATTCACCGAACTCTGGCGCCAGCGTGTCGGCACCATCCCCGGACTTGAATCACTCACTTTCGCATTCGACCTTCGCGGCCCCGGCGCCGGCAAATCACTCTCTGTCCAACTTTCCCACAGTAACCTTGAAATCTTACGCAAAGCATCCGCTGAACTCGCTCAAGCCATCGAAGAATTCCCCGTTGCCTCAGGCATCAATGACGGCTTCCTCCCCGGTAAATCACAGCTCTCCTTTACCATGACACCCCAAGGACAAGCCGTCGGCCTAACCTCTTCCAACGTCGCAAGACAAGTCCGCAACGCCTTCTATGGCTCCGAAGTCCTCCGACAACAACGTGGTCGCAACGAAATCAAAGTCATGGTTCGCCTCCCCGAATCTGAACGCATATCTATTACGCGATTAGATTCACTCCTGCTCCGCACGCCTCAAGGCAACGAGATCCCACTCCAAGAAGCGGTCAATATCTCAACCTCGCGTGCCTACACAACCATCGACCGTAAAGATGGGCACCGCATCATCACCGTGACCTCAAATGTCTCACCCGACTCAGAAACATCTAAAATCATTGACTCACTCCTCGAAACCACACTCCCCTCACTCACGCAACACTACCCCGGCCTCACCTACTCCTTCGACGGCCGCGAACAAGACCGCCAAGAATCCATGCAAGCCCTCGGCTTAGGCTTCATCCTCGCCGTCTTCTGTATCTACGCGCTGCTCGCCATACCCTTTAAATCATACCTCCAACCACTCATCATCATGGCTGCCATACCCTTCGGCATCGTCGGCGCCGTCATCGGACACATCATCATGTCCTATGACCTCTCTCTCATGTCTATGATGGGCATCGTCGCCCTCTCCGGCGTCGTCGTCAACGACTCACTCGTACTCATACACACCGCCAACCAACTCCACAAACAAGGTTATTCCGCATACGACGCCGTCTGCTATGCTGGCATTAGACGCTTCCGCCCTATCCTCCTCACCACCCTCACCACCTTCTTCGGCCTCGCCCCTATGATCTTCGAAACCTCAATCCAAGCCAAATTCCTCATCCCCATGGCCATCTCCCTCGGCTTTGGTATCCTCTTTGCAACACTCATCTCCCTCATCCTCGTCCCTTGCCTTTTCCTCATCATCGAAGACCTCAAAGACCTCTTCCTCGGCAAACCGGTCGGCGAACTGCACGACGAAACCAAACTCGAGGAACTCCTTGCCAACTAA
- a CDS encoding nucleoside recognition domain-containing protein: MNYVWAALIIVSLGFAIWADAGDIASDKYRNKAPFPINIEMVDRDLDNGPQDATVSIDAEAYMAFYKLDQGMEKTQRQDALKQLQTVFNKPFKGKISKTESGAIELRFALNSTKLPEPMATVYKDNKTKNGDFLAKIDKLPETAAGLATLNLAPSRFLSIKSITDAAFDFADVAVTISLGLIGVLALWLGLMNIADKAGLINAFCKLISPVLRPLFPEVPKGHPAYGMLALACAANALGTGNAATPMGIKAMEELQKLSKKKDTATNSMVMLLAMSTASLQITPSATLLAVLGVAAADLLVAILIVTAISAVIAIITARLMSKLPMFAKTNPGHIDWKPGDDDEGTPLVKEKKKESVSV, translated from the coding sequence ATGAACTACGTTTGGGCAGCCCTAATCATCGTGAGTCTCGGTTTCGCCATATGGGCCGATGCTGGCGACATCGCCTCCGACAAGTACCGAAACAAAGCTCCCTTCCCCATTAATATCGAAATGGTCGACCGCGATCTCGACAATGGGCCCCAGGACGCCACCGTTTCGATCGATGCGGAAGCATACATGGCCTTTTATAAGCTCGATCAGGGTATGGAGAAAACACAAAGGCAAGACGCACTCAAGCAATTGCAAACTGTTTTCAACAAACCATTTAAAGGCAAAATTTCCAAAACTGAAAGCGGTGCAATCGAATTACGATTCGCGCTCAACAGCACCAAACTGCCCGAGCCCATGGCCACCGTCTATAAAGACAACAAAACGAAAAACGGCGACTTCCTCGCCAAAATCGACAAACTCCCCGAAACCGCTGCTGGCCTAGCAACGCTCAACCTTGCCCCAAGCCGCTTCTTGAGCATCAAATCGATCACCGATGCTGCTTTCGACTTCGCAGACGTGGCAGTCACCATCTCACTCGGCCTCATCGGCGTGCTAGCACTCTGGCTGGGCTTAATGAACATTGCAGATAAAGCGGGCCTGATCAATGCGTTCTGCAAATTGATCTCCCCGGTTTTGCGACCACTTTTCCCTGAAGTTCCCAAAGGGCATCCAGCATATGGGATGCTAGCCTTGGCTTGTGCAGCGAATGCATTAGGTACGGGCAATGCAGCAACGCCAATGGGCATCAAGGCGATGGAAGAGCTACAAAAACTGAGCAAGAAAAAAGACACAGCGACCAACTCAATGGTCATGTTGCTGGCCATGAGTACGGCAAGTTTACAGATCACGCCATCGGCTACGCTGCTTGCGGTGCTGGGCGTGGCGGCGGCGGACCTGCTGGTTGCGATCTTAATCGTGACTGCGATTTCGGCGGTAATTGCGATTATCACAGCACGGTTGATGAGTAAGCTGCCGATGTTCGCGAAGACAAACCCGGGCCACATTGACTGGAAGCCGGGCGATGATGATGAGGGAACGCCTCTGGTCAAGGAAAAGAAGAAAGAAAGTGTGTCAGTCTAA
- a CDS encoding spore maturation protein: protein MEAIKELMNMASLFIIPAMLLFIPLYGLFKRVPVYEVFVEGAKEGFDIAVMIIPYLIAILFAIGMFRASGAMAFLMDGLRPALSFVGIPPEILPMAIARPLTGSGATAILVDIVNENGPESLISRMAAVISGSTETTFYVIAVYFGAIGVKKIRHALVVGLIADVTAILLAIYVVKWLFG, encoded by the coding sequence ATGGAAGCAATTAAAGAACTCATGAACATGGCATCCTTGTTTATCATCCCAGCGATGCTGCTGTTCATTCCGCTGTATGGTTTGTTCAAGCGCGTGCCGGTGTATGAGGTGTTTGTTGAAGGAGCGAAGGAGGGGTTTGATATCGCAGTGATGATCATTCCGTATTTGATTGCGATTTTGTTTGCGATCGGGATGTTTAGGGCAAGTGGCGCGATGGCTTTTTTAATGGACGGCTTGCGGCCGGCACTTTCGTTTGTGGGGATTCCGCCAGAGATATTGCCGATGGCAATCGCGCGGCCCTTAACGGGTTCTGGCGCGACCGCGATCTTGGTGGATATCGTGAATGAGAACGGGCCAGAGAGTTTGATCTCACGGATGGCGGCGGTCATTTCCGGTTCAACCGAAACAACGTTTTATGTGATCGCGGTATACTTTGGCGCGATTGGCGTAAAGAAGATTCGCCATGCTTTGGTGGTTGGCTTGATTGCTGATGTGACCGCAATTCTGCTTGCCATTTATGTTGTGAAATGGCTGTTTGGTTAA
- a CDS encoding response regulator transcription factor has product MLNEQVNIKNSVALIDDDLQVCDAIESMLKSIGLQAAVFNNGNDFLKSQNLDSFGCLIVDLRLPDLSGLQVIEKAHLMYPYCPPTIMISGYADVPTAVTAIKNGIIDFLEKPFIPQDLIDQIQKALIFDQQNRSIHKLRARLDSGLDKLTIRERQVLRNLLDCKSNKQISSELKLSSKTIASHRANILSKCNTESLLQLASQIQACELNI; this is encoded by the coding sequence ATGTTAAACGAACAAGTTAATATCAAAAATAGTGTCGCCCTCATCGATGACGACCTGCAAGTCTGTGACGCAATCGAGTCCATGCTCAAATCCATCGGACTCCAAGCCGCAGTATTCAACAACGGCAACGATTTCCTTAAATCGCAAAATCTCGATAGCTTCGGCTGCCTTATTGTCGATCTGAGATTGCCCGATCTCTCAGGACTGCAAGTCATCGAAAAAGCGCACCTCATGTACCCCTATTGTCCGCCTACCATCATGATTTCTGGCTACGCAGACGTTCCTACCGCAGTCACTGCAATCAAAAACGGGATCATCGATTTCCTGGAAAAGCCTTTTATTCCGCAGGATCTCATCGATCAAATCCAGAAAGCCCTTATTTTTGACCAGCAAAATCGTTCAATTCATAAACTACGCGCGAGGCTCGACTCGGGGCTCGATAAACTCACCATCCGTGAACGACAAGTGCTTCGCAACCTTCTCGACTGCAAATCAAACAAACAGATTAGCTCAGAACTAAAACTATCAAGCAAAACCATTGCTTCGCATCGTGCAAACATCCTCTCTAAATGTAACACGGAATCGCTACTCCAACTGGCAAGCCAAATCCAAGCTTGTGAACTCAACATATAA